In the Theobroma cacao cultivar B97-61/B2 chromosome 1, Criollo_cocoa_genome_V2, whole genome shotgun sequence genome, one interval contains:
- the LOC18613766 gene encoding protein NIM1-INTERACTING 1, with translation MATEKRSHVWNGEDEEQEDDQKMEQFFALIRNFREARNRRKDELRQREEITKKKKQNKIRKLDIDEQSSWVPTFELADFTEEIEFRRSPIIFPSPYNKKEDKKKQEDDGLDLKLTL, from the coding sequence atgGCAACCGAGAAGAGAAGCCATGTTTGGAATGGCGAAGACGAGGAGCAAGAAGATGATCAGAAGATGGAGCAGTTCTTTGCCCTGATTAGGAATTTTCGGGAGGCGCGTAATAGGAGAAAAGATGAGCTGAGACAAAGGGAGGAGATCactaagaagaagaagcaaaaCAAGATAAGGAAGCTAGATATTGACGAGCAATCGAGTTGGGTTCCAACTTTTGAATTGGCAGATTTTACTGAGGAGATCGAGTTCAGAAGGTCACCTATCATCTTTCCAAGCCCATACAACAAGAAAGAAGacaagaaaaaacaagaagatGATGGTTTAGATCTCAAGCTCACCCTTTAG